Proteins encoded together in one Desulfobaccales bacterium window:
- a CDS encoding proline--tRNA ligase produces MLFSRTLIPTLKENPAEAEAVSHRLLLRAGMIRKLASGIYNYLPLGLRVLRKVERIVREEMNRAGAQEVLLPAVQPSELWQESGRWDVYGKELLRFMDRHERDYCFGPTHEEIITDLVRKEVHSYRQLPLNLYQIQVKFRDEIRPRFGLIRGREFIMKDAYSFDVDEAGAEACYQRMYEAYNRIFSRCGLNFKVVEADSGPIGGSFSHEFMVLADTGEDFIASCTQCAYAANLEKAEVALEAGEVGPPVGDEPELVHTPKVRTVEEVAAFLKVTPSEIVKTLIYETENGAVAVLIRGDHEVNEVKVKNLLGVTDLILAGIIKVQELTGAEVGFAGPVQLKLPIYADQAVAQMSAMITGANRDSYHLLNVHPGRDFKITEAADLRSITDQDPCPRCRGALTLLKGIEVGHIFKLGLKYSKSLKATFLDQDGQEHYIYMGCYGIGVSRIVAAAIEQGHDDNGIIFPMALAPFQVDLVPIDFFKNSAVREYVLALHKQLEEAGIEVLLDDRDERPGVKFKDCDLLGIPLRVVVGPKTMDKGQAEVKERGSNEMQLIALNELAGYLEKRINELGG; encoded by the coding sequence ATGCTCTTTTCCCGCACGCTGATACCGACTTTAAAAGAAAATCCGGCCGAGGCTGAAGCGGTCTCACACCGGCTGCTGCTTCGGGCCGGGATGATCCGCAAACTGGCCTCGGGGATTTATAATTATTTGCCCCTGGGCTTGCGCGTGCTCCGCAAAGTGGAGCGCATCGTCCGGGAGGAGATGAACCGGGCCGGGGCTCAGGAGGTGCTTTTGCCCGCGGTGCAGCCCTCAGAGTTGTGGCAGGAATCCGGGCGCTGGGACGTCTACGGCAAGGAATTGCTGCGCTTTATGGACCGCCATGAGCGGGATTATTGCTTCGGTCCCACCCACGAAGAGATCATTACCGACCTGGTGCGCAAAGAAGTCCACTCCTACCGGCAACTGCCGCTTAATCTTTACCAGATCCAGGTGAAGTTTCGCGACGAAATCCGGCCCCGCTTCGGACTGATCCGGGGGCGGGAGTTTATCATGAAGGACGCCTACAGTTTCGACGTGGACGAAGCCGGGGCCGAAGCCTGCTACCAGCGGATGTACGAGGCCTACAACCGCATCTTTAGCCGCTGCGGGCTTAACTTCAAGGTGGTGGAAGCCGACTCCGGCCCCATCGGCGGCAGTTTTTCCCATGAATTCATGGTCCTGGCCGACACCGGCGAAGACTTTATAGCCTCCTGTACGCAATGCGCTTACGCCGCCAACCTGGAGAAGGCGGAAGTGGCCCTGGAGGCGGGTGAGGTTGGACCGCCGGTGGGCGACGAGCCGGAATTGGTGCATACCCCCAAGGTGCGCACCGTGGAGGAAGTGGCGGCGTTTCTCAAGGTGACGCCCTCCGAGATCGTCAAGACCCTGATTTATGAGACAGAAAACGGGGCGGTGGCGGTCCTGATCCGGGGCGACCATGAAGTCAATGAAGTCAAGGTAAAAAACCTCCTGGGGGTGACCGATTTAATCCTGGCGGGGATTATTAAGGTCCAGGAACTGACCGGGGCCGAGGTGGGTTTTGCCGGCCCGGTGCAGCTCAAGCTGCCCATCTACGCCGACCAGGCGGTGGCCCAAATGAGCGCCATGATCACCGGGGCCAACCGGGATAGCTACCACCTCTTAAACGTCCATCCGGGCCGGGACTTCAAGATCACCGAGGCGGCGGATTTGCGGTCGATTACGGACCAGGACCCCTGCCCCCGCTGCCGGGGGGCGCTGACGCTTCTTAAGGGTATCGAAGTGGGCCATATCTTCAAGTTGGGCCTGAAATACTCCAAGTCTCTAAAGGCCACCTTCCTGGACCAGGACGGCCAGGAGCACTACATTTACATGGGCTGCTACGGCATCGGGGTGAGTCGGATCGTGGCCGCGGCCATCGAGCAGGGCCACGACGATAACGGCATCATCTTCCCCATGGCCCTGGCCCCGTTTCAGGTGGATTTGGTCCCCATCGATTTTTTTAAAAATAGCGCAGTCCGGGAATACGTCCTGGCGTTGCATAAGCAACTGGAAGAAGCCGGCATTGAAGTGTTGCTGGACGACCGGGATGAGCGCCCGGGGGTGAAGTTCAAGGACTGTGATTTGCTGGGGATTCCCCTGAGGGTGGTGGTGGGGCCCAAGACCATGGACAAAGGCCAGGCCGAGGTCAAGGAAAGGGGTTCCAATGAGATGCAATTAATCGCCTTGAATGAGTTGGCGGGTTATTTGGAGAAGCGGATTAACGAGCTGGGGGGTTAA
- a CDS encoding radical SAM protein: MAHLFGPVPSRRLGRSLGVDLIPPKTCPYDCIYCEVGATTHQTGKRFSYQAETIISELEDYLEDLPQPPDIITLAGSGEPTLNLGLGRIIRVIKEMSQIPVAVLTNGALLYLPEVRHELAAADIVLPSLDSACEETYRLINRPLPGLSLESLLEGLTSFRQGYRGRIWLEVMLLKGLNDTDEELSLLRRTLTEIAPDKIQLNTAVRPVVESAARPLNKTEMAAAAAFLKGPVEVIASFNRAASAELPCQDEDLVEMLSRRPMTAADIAKALGQPLVQVVARLKCLKDSGRISYDRYHDQEFFRHLT, from the coding sequence ATGGCCCACCTGTTCGGTCCGGTTCCGTCTCGCCGTCTGGGACGGTCTTTAGGGGTCGATCTCATCCCCCCCAAGACCTGTCCTTATGACTGTATTTATTGCGAGGTGGGGGCTACCACCCATCAGACCGGCAAGCGTTTCTCTTATCAAGCTGAGACCATCATCAGTGAGTTGGAGGATTACCTTGAGGATTTGCCTCAACCGCCTGATATAATCACCCTGGCGGGCTCCGGCGAACCCACCCTGAACTTGGGATTGGGCCGCATCATTCGCGTCATCAAAGAGATGAGCCAAATTCCCGTGGCCGTACTGACCAACGGCGCCCTGCTCTATCTGCCCGAGGTGCGCCACGAGTTAGCCGCCGCGGATATCGTCCTCCCCTCCCTGGACTCAGCCTGCGAGGAGACCTACCGGCTTATTAACCGGCCGTTACCGGGGCTTTCCCTGGAGTCGCTCCTTGAAGGCCTGACGTCCTTCCGCCAGGGGTACCGGGGCCGGATCTGGCTGGAAGTCATGCTGCTAAAAGGCCTCAACGATACCGACGAGGAACTGTCCCTGCTGCGCCGGACCTTAACGGAAATCGCGCCGGATAAGATTCAACTCAACACCGCGGTGCGTCCGGTGGTAGAGTCAGCCGCGCGGCCTTTAAATAAGACCGAGATGGCAGCCGCCGCCGCTTTCCTAAAAGGGCCGGTGGAGGTCATCGCCTCCTTCAACCGGGCGGCTAGTGCGGAACTGCCCTGCCAGGATGAAGACTTGGTGGAAATGCTCTCCCGGCGTCCCATGACCGCGGCGGATATCGCCAAGGCCTTGGGTCAGCCTTTGGTACAGGTAGTGGCCCGCCTGAAATGCCTTAAGGACTCGGGCCGTATTTCCTATGACCGTTATCATGACCAGGAATTTTTTCGACATCTAACTTAA
- a CDS encoding acyl-CoA dehydratase activase, whose amino-acid sequence MHGKFDVGLDIGSVSVNLVIMNPEGAVVKDEYRRHLGAPSRTALNLLENLGPEFPLEQCRLAACTGMGGKRLADLLGCQFVNEVIAQGRGTHHFAPQARTIIDMGGEDAKIIMVNEQDGHLFIEDFAMNTMCAAGTGSFLDQQAHRLGYTIEQFSELALKSTTPPRVAGRCSVFAKTDMIHLQQGATPDFEIIAGLCQAMARNLKSNIAKGKNFAPPIAFQGGVAHNLGVRQAFRQVFGLDDAGLIIPPHFCSLGAVGAVLVARENLPAAFHLDLNPLREHLLKDDDQSRRLPPLEPPELLGPEAYQIIDLPADGSVVEAYLGIDVGSISTNVVVIDSEMRVLAREYLMTAGRPLEAITEGLRRVGANIGGRIKIMGAATTGSGRYLTGDFIGADVVRNEITAQATAAAAIDPTVDTIFEIGGQDSKFISLSHGAIVDFMMNKVCAAGTGSYLEEQAEKLGISIKGEFGDLALAGKTPVRMGERCTVFMESDLVHHQQRGAAKEDLVAGLSYSIVQNYLNKVAEDRPIGNNIFYQGATAANRGIVAAFQQVCGKKITVPPHHDVTGAIGAALLAMRERDWTESKFKGFDLADRTYEITSFECNGCPNSCEIRQVKIEGEKPLFYGSRCEKYEVGKAEKQVDLVDLLLERENLLYGEEPPKEGPRGPIGIPRTMFFQELMPFFRAFFEDLGFTVVYSPKTNKKVINQGVEALAAEPCYPVKVAHGHILDLLKAGVKRIFLPSIIDLPHPHPEIGSGVVCPMAQSLTYTVPTAIEFAEFGAKLLSPVLYFGRGPRRLRQGLRDLGKELGISGFKVNRAMLKAQAAQQTYYDRLSARGREILASLPPDGLLMVLIGRPYNALDPGMNLNLHRKLRQLGVLALPMDFLPVDQVDHLDEIKPMYWRFGQKILGVAELIRQDPRLYGIYITNFGCGPDSFIQHFFRDQMRGKPYLEIEIDEHSSDVGAITRLEAFLDSLKNVTVEPAPTRVSPYRYRVTGNLKRKIFLPPMTDQALALVAAFQACGGEAEALPPSDEETLELGRRLTSGKECYPLILTTGDLAKLTQRPDFEPDKSAFFMPAADGPCRFGQYHRFHRMVLDDLGYPQMPVYSPDQNENMYKEVGLVGSDFSRVAWNGMVAIDLLEKKLRETRPYECVPGEADRVYEHYLDRVFQALRTRGDVPGALKEARRVFDDVSVSINGGKPVVGVVGEIYTRANKFSNENAVREIESLGGEVWMPPIGEWLLYVTHSSKHDAWVNRHFRELLTVCIEERVQKKDEHRLEQIFHGSIKNLTEPTIPETLEMAKDYLHPSFEGEAILSIGKSHDFVNKGACGLVNIMPFTCMPGTVVNSLFKLFRERHDNIPFLNLAYDGQEQTHTRTRLEAFMYQVRQFKSRKG is encoded by the coding sequence ATGCACGGCAAATTCGATGTGGGGCTGGATATCGGCTCTGTGAGCGTCAATCTGGTGATCATGAATCCGGAAGGCGCGGTGGTCAAGGATGAATACCGCCGCCATCTGGGAGCGCCATCTCGCACCGCTTTAAATCTTCTGGAAAATCTCGGCCCGGAGTTTCCCCTGGAGCAGTGCCGCTTGGCGGCCTGCACCGGCATGGGCGGCAAACGCCTGGCCGATCTCCTGGGCTGCCAGTTTGTCAATGAAGTCATCGCCCAAGGCCGGGGCACCCACCACTTTGCTCCGCAGGCCCGCACCATCATCGACATGGGGGGCGAAGACGCCAAGATAATCATGGTGAATGAGCAAGACGGCCATTTGTTTATCGAGGATTTCGCCATGAACACCATGTGCGCCGCAGGCACCGGCTCCTTTCTGGACCAGCAGGCGCACCGCTTGGGCTACACCATCGAGCAGTTCAGCGAGTTGGCCTTGAAGTCCACCACCCCGCCCCGCGTGGCCGGGCGCTGCAGCGTCTTTGCCAAGACCGACATGATCCACCTTCAGCAGGGGGCTACCCCGGATTTTGAGATCATCGCCGGGCTCTGCCAGGCCATGGCCCGCAACCTCAAGAGCAACATCGCCAAGGGCAAAAATTTTGCTCCACCGATTGCCTTTCAGGGTGGCGTAGCCCACAACCTGGGCGTGCGCCAGGCCTTCCGCCAGGTATTCGGCTTAGACGATGCCGGCCTCATCATCCCGCCGCACTTCTGTTCGCTGGGGGCCGTGGGCGCGGTGCTGGTGGCTCGGGAGAACCTGCCCGCGGCTTTCCACCTGGACCTGAACCCCCTACGTGAACATCTCCTCAAAGACGATGATCAATCCCGGCGCCTGCCGCCTCTGGAACCGCCTGAGCTTTTAGGCCCGGAGGCCTACCAGATAATCGACCTGCCTGCGGATGGCTCGGTGGTGGAAGCCTATCTGGGCATCGACGTGGGCTCCATCAGCACCAACGTGGTGGTCATCGACTCCGAGATGCGGGTCTTAGCCCGGGAGTACCTCATGACCGCGGGCCGGCCGCTTGAGGCCATCACCGAGGGGCTGCGCCGGGTAGGCGCTAACATCGGCGGCCGGATTAAGATCATGGGTGCGGCCACCACCGGTTCGGGCCGCTACCTCACCGGCGACTTCATCGGGGCCGACGTGGTGCGCAATGAAATCACCGCCCAGGCCACTGCCGCCGCGGCCATCGACCCCACCGTGGACACCATCTTCGAGATCGGCGGCCAGGACTCCAAGTTCATCAGTTTAAGCCACGGCGCCATCGTGGACTTCATGATGAACAAGGTCTGCGCCGCGGGCACCGGGTCTTACCTCGAAGAGCAGGCCGAAAAGCTGGGAATTTCCATCAAAGGCGAATTCGGCGACCTGGCCCTGGCCGGCAAAACCCCGGTGCGCATGGGCGAGCGCTGCACCGTGTTCATGGAATCCGACCTGGTGCATCACCAGCAGCGGGGCGCGGCCAAGGAAGACCTGGTGGCCGGGCTGTCCTACTCCATTGTCCAGAATTATCTCAATAAAGTGGCGGAAGACCGGCCCATCGGCAACAACATCTTTTACCAGGGGGCCACTGCCGCCAACCGGGGCATTGTCGCGGCCTTCCAGCAAGTCTGCGGCAAAAAGATCACTGTGCCGCCCCACCACGACGTCACCGGCGCCATCGGCGCGGCGCTTTTAGCCATGCGGGAACGCGACTGGACCGAGTCCAAATTCAAGGGCTTCGACCTGGCCGACCGCACCTATGAGATTACTTCCTTTGAATGTAACGGCTGCCCCAATAGCTGCGAAATTCGCCAGGTCAAGATCGAAGGCGAAAAGCCCCTGTTCTACGGCAGCCGCTGCGAAAAATACGAAGTGGGCAAAGCCGAAAAACAGGTTGATCTGGTCGACCTGCTCCTGGAGCGGGAAAACCTGCTGTACGGCGAAGAGCCCCCCAAAGAAGGCCCCCGGGGTCCCATCGGCATCCCCCGGACCATGTTCTTCCAGGAACTCATGCCCTTCTTCCGGGCCTTCTTCGAAGACCTGGGCTTCACCGTGGTCTACTCGCCCAAGACCAACAAGAAGGTGATCAACCAGGGAGTGGAAGCCCTGGCCGCGGAACCCTGCTACCCGGTTAAGGTGGCCCACGGCCATATCCTGGACCTGCTCAAGGCCGGGGTCAAGCGCATCTTCCTGCCCAGCATCATCGACCTGCCGCACCCTCACCCCGAAATCGGCAGCGGCGTGGTCTGTCCCATGGCCCAATCCCTGACCTATACCGTGCCCACCGCCATTGAGTTCGCCGAGTTTGGGGCCAAGCTGTTGTCCCCGGTGCTCTACTTCGGACGCGGCCCCCGCCGCCTGCGTCAGGGTTTGCGGGATTTGGGCAAGGAACTGGGAATCAGCGGCTTTAAGGTGAACCGGGCCATGCTCAAGGCCCAGGCGGCCCAGCAGACCTATTATGACCGCCTCAGCGCCCGGGGCCGGGAGATCCTGGCTTCCCTGCCGCCCGATGGCCTGCTCATGGTCCTCATCGGCCGGCCCTACAATGCCCTGGACCCCGGCATGAACCTCAACCTGCACCGCAAACTGCGGCAGTTGGGGGTGCTGGCCCTGCCCATGGACTTTTTGCCCGTGGATCAGGTGGACCACCTGGATGAAATCAAGCCCATGTACTGGCGCTTCGGCCAAAAGATCCTGGGCGTGGCCGAACTCATCCGCCAGGATCCCCGGCTCTACGGCATCTATATCACCAACTTCGGCTGCGGCCCGGACTCCTTTATTCAGCACTTTTTCCGGGACCAGATGCGGGGCAAACCCTACCTGGAGATCGAGATCGACGAGCACTCCTCCGACGTAGGGGCCATCACCCGCCTGGAAGCCTTCCTGGACAGCCTGAAGAACGTCACGGTTGAACCGGCGCCAACCCGGGTGTCGCCCTACCGTTACCGGGTCACGGGTAATCTCAAGCGCAAGATTTTTCTCCCCCCCATGACCGACCAGGCCTTGGCCCTGGTGGCGGCGTTCCAGGCCTGCGGCGGCGAGGCCGAGGCCCTGCCGCCCTCGGACGAAGAGACCCTGGAACTGGGCCGCCGTCTAACCAGCGGCAAGGAATGTTACCCCCTGATTCTCACGACCGGGGACCTGGCCAAACTGACACAGCGCCCGGACTTCGAACCGGACAAAAGCGCCTTTTTCATGCCCGCAGCCGACGGCCCCTGCCGTTTCGGCCAGTACCACCGCTTCCACCGCATGGTGCTGGATGATCTGGGCTATCCCCAGATGCCGGTCTACTCCCCGGATCAGAACGAAAACATGTATAAGGAAGTAGGCCTGGTGGGCAGCGATTTCTCCCGGGTGGCCTGGAACGGTATGGTGGCCATCGATCTCTTGGAGAAAAAGCTCCGGGAGACCCGGCCCTATGAATGCGTCCCCGGCGAGGCAGACCGGGTCTATGAGCACTATCTCGACCGGGTCTTTCAGGCCCTGCGGACCCGGGGCGACGTACCCGGAGCCCTTAAGGAGGCCCGGCGGGTTTTCGACGACGTCTCGGTGAGCATCAACGGCGGCAAGCCGGTGGTCGGGGTGGTTGGCGAAATCTACACCCGGGCCAACAAGTTTTCCAATGAAAACGCGGTGCGGGAGATCGAGTCCCTGGGAGGCGAGGTCTGGATGCCGCCCATCGGCGAGTGGCTCCTCTACGTCACCCACTCCTCCAAGCATGATGCCTGGGTCAACCGGCACTTCCGCGAACTCCTCACGGTCTGCATAGAAGAGCGGGTCCAGAAAAAGGACGAACATCGCCTGGAACAAATCTTTCACGGCAGCATCAAAAACCTGACGGAACCCACCATCCCCGAGACCCTGGAGATGGCCAAAGATTATCTCCATCCGTCGTTTGAAGGCGAAGCCATCTTGAGCATCGGCAAGTCCCACGACTTCGTGAACAAGGGCGCCTGCGGCCTGGTGAACATCATGCCCTTCACCTGCATGCCGGGCACCGTGGTCAACTCCCTGTTCAAACTCTTTAGGGAGCGCCACGACAACATCCCCTTCCTCAACCTGGCTTACGACGGCCAGGAGCAGACCCACACCCGAACCCGACTGGAGGCCTTCATGTACCAGGTGCGCCAGTTCAAGTCCCGGAAAGGGTAG
- a CDS encoding bifunctional (p)ppGpp synthetase/guanosine-3',5'-bis(diphosphate) 3'-pyrophosphohydrolase: protein MTNRIIRLQDIVEEVHKNHPESDTDLIEKAYIFSAKAHEGQLRLSGEPYLSHPLEVAYLLAKMGMGPVTVSSGLLHDTVEDSAASLDDLEDYFGEEVADVVNGVTKIGQLVFGDKQTQQAEYIRKMILSMSHDIRVLLVKLADRLHNMRTLGFMEPAKQKRIARETLEIYAPLAGRLGMFRLKADLEDLSFFYLEPEAYQQIQEGLFRKKGVLEKYNQEMCQFLKDKMAEHHIKGEVSGRVKNFYSIYRKLQAQQITLDELYDLLAFRIVVESVHDCYETLGVIHAIFRPVPGRLKDYIGMPKANMYQSIHTTVIGQGGERLEIQIRTREMHRVAEEGIAAHWSYKERRAFHKEEAQRFTWLKQMVDLQKDLKNPRELLEGVRLELYPDEVYVFTPTGEVKELPRGATPVDFAYAIHSQVGDRCSGAKVNGRMVPLRTELVNGDTAEIITSPHHHPSRDWLQFVKTTKARHKIRQYLKVAEREQSITLGKELLERELRKAGTSLQKLIKDGDDLKKVVQEFSFVGVDDLLAAIGHGKVSPGQVTNRLGRLAAPAAEEEVVAEAPARRGKEEPAGLKIKDLDDLMMRLANCCQPIPGDAIMGYITRGQGVTIHRADCPYLASTETFRHIPAEWDGGGNSKKLYPVKIQVVTVDKPGLLADITSAMKAADVNVTKASVETTAENKGIARFTIQVADQVHLEKVFGALKRLKEVISVRRMAG from the coding sequence ATGACTAACCGGATCATCCGCCTCCAGGACATCGTGGAGGAGGTGCACAAGAATCACCCCGAGTCGGATACCGACCTGATCGAGAAGGCCTATATCTTCTCGGCCAAGGCCCATGAGGGACAATTGCGCCTATCCGGTGAGCCGTATCTGAGTCATCCCCTGGAAGTGGCCTATCTTTTGGCCAAGATGGGCATGGGGCCCGTTACCGTCTCCTCCGGCCTGCTGCACGACACCGTGGAGGACTCCGCGGCCAGCCTGGATGATCTGGAAGACTACTTCGGTGAAGAAGTCGCGGATGTCGTCAACGGGGTCACCAAGATCGGCCAGTTGGTCTTTGGCGATAAGCAGACCCAGCAGGCGGAATATATCCGCAAGATGATCCTGTCCATGTCCCACGACATCCGGGTCCTGCTGGTGAAGCTGGCCGACCGGTTGCACAACATGCGGACCTTAGGGTTCATGGAGCCCGCCAAGCAAAAGCGCATCGCCCGGGAGACCCTGGAGATCTACGCCCCTCTGGCCGGCCGTCTGGGCATGTTCCGCCTCAAGGCTGACCTGGAAGATCTGTCTTTTTTTTATCTGGAGCCGGAAGCTTATCAGCAGATCCAGGAAGGGCTCTTCCGCAAGAAGGGCGTCTTAGAGAAATACAACCAGGAGATGTGCCAGTTCCTCAAGGATAAAATGGCGGAGCACCACATTAAGGGCGAGGTGAGCGGCCGGGTTAAAAATTTCTATAGCATCTACCGCAAGCTCCAGGCGCAACAAATCACCCTGGATGAACTCTATGATCTTCTGGCCTTCCGCATCGTGGTGGAGTCAGTCCATGACTGCTACGAAACCCTGGGAGTCATTCATGCCATCTTCCGGCCGGTGCCGGGGCGGCTCAAAGACTATATCGGCATGCCCAAGGCCAACATGTACCAGTCCATCCACACCACGGTGATCGGCCAGGGCGGCGAACGCCTGGAAATCCAGATTCGCACCCGGGAGATGCACCGGGTGGCTGAAGAAGGGATTGCGGCCCACTGGAGCTATAAGGAGCGGCGGGCTTTCCACAAAGAAGAGGCCCAGCGCTTCACCTGGCTCAAACAGATGGTGGACCTCCAGAAGGATTTGAAGAATCCCCGGGAACTTCTGGAGGGAGTGCGCCTGGAGCTTTACCCGGATGAGGTTTACGTCTTTACCCCCACCGGCGAAGTCAAGGAACTACCCCGGGGCGCCACCCCGGTGGATTTCGCCTATGCCATCCATTCCCAGGTGGGCGACCGCTGCTCCGGCGCCAAGGTGAACGGCCGCATGGTGCCTTTGCGCACCGAACTCGTGAACGGGGACACGGCGGAAATCATTACCTCACCCCACCACCACCCCAGCCGGGATTGGCTGCAGTTCGTCAAGACCACCAAGGCCCGCCACAAGATCCGGCAGTATCTTAAGGTGGCGGAACGGGAGCAGTCCATCACCCTGGGCAAGGAGCTGCTGGAACGGGAACTGCGGAAGGCCGGCACCAGCCTCCAGAAGCTGATCAAGGATGGGGATGACCTGAAAAAGGTGGTCCAGGAATTTTCCTTCGTGGGGGTGGATGATCTTTTAGCCGCCATCGGCCATGGTAAGGTCTCTCCGGGGCAGGTGACCAACCGGCTGGGCCGGTTGGCCGCGCCCGCGGCGGAAGAGGAGGTGGTCGCCGAGGCGCCGGCGCGGCGGGGCAAGGAAGAACCCGCGGGGCTGAAGATCAAGGATCTGGACGATCTCATGATGCGGCTGGCCAACTGTTGCCAGCCCATCCCCGGAGACGCTATCATGGGGTACATCACCCGGGGGCAAGGGGTGACCATCCATCGGGCCGACTGTCCCTACCTGGCCAGTACTGAGACCTTCCGGCACATCCCGGCGGAATGGGACGGGGGCGGCAATTCCAAGAAGCTCTATCCCGTTAAAATTCAAGTTGTTACGGTTGATAAGCCGGGACTCCTGGCTGATATCACCAGCGCCATGAAGGCGGCCGACGTCAATGTCACCAAGGCGTCGGTGGAGACCACCGCGGAAAATAAAGGCATTGCCCGGTTCACCATTCAGGTGGCGGACCAGGTGCACCTGGAAAAGGTTTTCGGCGCGCTCAAGCGTCTCAAAGAAGTGATTTCAGTCAGAAGGATGGCGGGGTGA
- a CDS encoding ribonuclease H-like domain-containing protein has protein sequence MLKRTFIHLPGVGPRFEGHFWRQGLSTWEDFLAAKRVRGLSRPRFDALKTELQGSFDHLEDPAYFATRLQAGEHWRLFHQFRPRTAYLDIETTGKVWPGLLVTVVGLYDGQNMRQFVQGYNLHEFPQVLSEFDLLVTFNGTQFDLPVLRASFPDLPLPAAHVDLRFLMARLGYKGGLKRIEPRFGIHRPNEVDGMDGYMAVLLWQRYQRGDKGALDLLLTYNKEDVVNLEVLMDAAFRISREQLCPSGPRASSLRPAVQP, from the coding sequence ATGTTAAAGCGTACTTTCATTCATCTGCCCGGGGTGGGGCCCCGCTTTGAGGGCCACTTCTGGCGGCAAGGACTGTCCACCTGGGAGGATTTTTTGGCCGCCAAACGCGTCCGCGGCCTCTCCCGGCCGCGGTTTGACGCGTTGAAAACCGAACTCCAAGGGTCTTTCGATCACCTGGAAGATCCCGCCTATTTCGCCACCCGACTCCAGGCCGGGGAACACTGGCGCCTCTTTCACCAGTTCCGCCCCCGCACCGCGTATCTCGACATCGAAACCACCGGCAAAGTTTGGCCGGGGTTGCTGGTAACCGTGGTGGGCCTGTACGACGGGCAGAATATGCGCCAGTTCGTGCAGGGTTACAATTTGCATGAATTTCCCCAAGTGCTGTCGGAGTTCGATCTTTTGGTCACCTTCAACGGCACCCAGTTCGACCTGCCGGTCTTGCGCGCCTCCTTCCCCGATTTGCCCCTGCCCGCGGCCCACGTGGATCTGCGGTTTCTCATGGCCCGCCTGGGGTATAAGGGCGGACTGAAGCGCATCGAGCCCCGGTTCGGCATCCACCGCCCCAATGAGGTGGACGGCATGGACGGCTACATGGCGGTGCTCCTGTGGCAGCGCTACCAGCGGGGGGACAAGGGCGCCCTGGATTTGCTCCTCACCTATAACAAAGAGGACGTGGTCAACCTGGAAGTCCTCATGGACGCGGCTTTTCGGATTTCCCGGGAGCAGCTCTGCCCTTCCGGCCCGAGGGCCAGCAGCCTGCGCCCCGCGGTTCAGCCCTAA